In one Rutidosis leptorrhynchoides isolate AG116_Rl617_1_P2 chromosome 8, CSIRO_AGI_Rlap_v1, whole genome shotgun sequence genomic region, the following are encoded:
- the LOC139861878 gene encoding splicing factor U2af large subunit A-like isoform X3, with protein MTAIGGTSAGPAGDAVVNVYINHEKKFAFVEMRTVEEASNAMTLDGIIFEGVSVRVRRPTDYNPSLAAVLGPSQPNPNLNLAAAGLTPGGIGGVEGPDRVFVGGLPYYFTEVQIRELLESFGPLRGFDLVKDRDTGNSKGYGFCVYEDNAVTDVACAALNGLKMGDKTLTVRRATISGQMKSEQDTIMAQAQQHIAMQKMAMQIGGYNNLPGAGAGLTAPNEAATRVLCLTEVITVEDLMDEGEYEDILEDMREEGQKFGDLTNVVIPRPNPNGDEVNGLGRVFLEYGDTHSCAKAKDSLGGRKFGGNVVTAVYYPEDKFLANDFGA; from the exons ATGACAGCAATAGGTGGAACATCTGCTGGGCCAG CAGGTGATGCGGTTGTTAATGTATACATCAATCATGAAAAGAAGTTTGCATTTGTGGAGATGAGGACCGTTGAAGAAGCAAGTAATGCAATGACACTCGATGGAATCATTTTTGAG GGTGTGTCTGTGAGAGTTCGAAGACCTACTGACTACAATCCATCATTAGCTGCAGTTCTTGGTCCAAGTCAACCAAATCCAAATCTTAATTTAGCTGCTGCTGGGCTTACACCAGG TGGTATTGGTGGAGTTGAAGGACCTGACCGTGTATTTGTTGGAGGATTGCCGTATTACTTTACTGAAGTACAAATACGGGAGTTGCTAGAATCATTTGG GCCACTGCGTGGGTTTGACCTTGTTAAGGACAGAGACACAGGAAACTCCAAAGGTTATGGCTTCTGTGTTTATGAG GATAATGCAGTTACGGACGTTGCATGTGCTGCATTAAATGGCTTAAAAATGGGTGATAAGACTCTGACAGTCAGGCGTGCTACCATCAG CGGACAGATGAAATCAGAACAAGATACAATAATGGCCCAGGCTCAGCAGCATATAGCTATGCAG AAAATGGCGATGCAGATTGGTGGTTATAATAATCTTCCTGGAGCAGGGGCAGGGCTTACAGCACCTAACGAGGCTGCAACTAGAGTTTTGTGCTTAACTGAG GTTATCACTGTAGAGGACCTAATGGATGAGGGAGAATATGAAGACATACTAGAGGACATGAGAGAAGAAGGACAAAAGTTTG GGGATTTAACGAATGTCGTGATTCCACGTCCAAATCCAAATGGAGACGAAGTTAACGGTCTTGGCAGG GTGTTCTTGGAGTATGGGGACACCCATAGTTGTGCGAAAGCAAAGGATTCTTTGGGTGGCAGGAAGTTTGGGGGAAATGTGGTGACGGCTGTGTATTACCCTGAAGATAAATTCTTGGCCAACGACTTTGGGGCTTAG
- the LOC139861878 gene encoding splicing factor U2af large subunit A-like isoform X2 produces MTAIGGTSAGPGDAVVNVYINHEKKFAFVEMRTVEEASNAMTLDGIIFEGVSVRVRRPTDYNPSLAAVLGPSQPNPNLNLAAAGLTPGGIGGVEGPDRVFVGGLPYYFTEVQIRELLESFGPLRGFDLVKDRDTGNSKGYGFCVYEDNAVTDVACAALNGLKMGDKTLTVRRATISSGQMKSEQDTIMAQAQQHIAMQKMAMQIGGYNNLPGAGAGLTAPNEAATRVLCLTEVITVEDLMDEGEYEDILEDMREEGQKFGDLTNVVIPRPNPNGDEVNGLGRVFLEYGDTHSCAKAKDSLGGRKFGGNVVTAVYYPEDKFLANDFGA; encoded by the exons ATGACAGCAATAGGTGGAACATCTGCTGGGCCAG GTGATGCGGTTGTTAATGTATACATCAATCATGAAAAGAAGTTTGCATTTGTGGAGATGAGGACCGTTGAAGAAGCAAGTAATGCAATGACACTCGATGGAATCATTTTTGAG GGTGTGTCTGTGAGAGTTCGAAGACCTACTGACTACAATCCATCATTAGCTGCAGTTCTTGGTCCAAGTCAACCAAATCCAAATCTTAATTTAGCTGCTGCTGGGCTTACACCAGG TGGTATTGGTGGAGTTGAAGGACCTGACCGTGTATTTGTTGGAGGATTGCCGTATTACTTTACTGAAGTACAAATACGGGAGTTGCTAGAATCATTTGG GCCACTGCGTGGGTTTGACCTTGTTAAGGACAGAGACACAGGAAACTCCAAAGGTTATGGCTTCTGTGTTTATGAG GATAATGCAGTTACGGACGTTGCATGTGCTGCATTAAATGGCTTAAAAATGGGTGATAAGACTCTGACAGTCAGGCGTGCTACCATCAG CAGCGGACAGATGAAATCAGAACAAGATACAATAATGGCCCAGGCTCAGCAGCATATAGCTATGCAG AAAATGGCGATGCAGATTGGTGGTTATAATAATCTTCCTGGAGCAGGGGCAGGGCTTACAGCACCTAACGAGGCTGCAACTAGAGTTTTGTGCTTAACTGAG GTTATCACTGTAGAGGACCTAATGGATGAGGGAGAATATGAAGACATACTAGAGGACATGAGAGAAGAAGGACAAAAGTTTG GGGATTTAACGAATGTCGTGATTCCACGTCCAAATCCAAATGGAGACGAAGTTAACGGTCTTGGCAGG GTGTTCTTGGAGTATGGGGACACCCATAGTTGTGCGAAAGCAAAGGATTCTTTGGGTGGCAGGAAGTTTGGGGGAAATGTGGTGACGGCTGTGTATTACCCTGAAGATAAATTCTTGGCCAACGACTTTGGGGCTTAG
- the LOC139861878 gene encoding splicing factor U2af large subunit A-like isoform X1: MTAIGGTSAGPAGDAVVNVYINHEKKFAFVEMRTVEEASNAMTLDGIIFEGVSVRVRRPTDYNPSLAAVLGPSQPNPNLNLAAAGLTPGGIGGVEGPDRVFVGGLPYYFTEVQIRELLESFGPLRGFDLVKDRDTGNSKGYGFCVYEDNAVTDVACAALNGLKMGDKTLTVRRATISSGQMKSEQDTIMAQAQQHIAMQKMAMQIGGYNNLPGAGAGLTAPNEAATRVLCLTEVITVEDLMDEGEYEDILEDMREEGQKFGDLTNVVIPRPNPNGDEVNGLGRVFLEYGDTHSCAKAKDSLGGRKFGGNVVTAVYYPEDKFLANDFGA, encoded by the exons ATGACAGCAATAGGTGGAACATCTGCTGGGCCAG CAGGTGATGCGGTTGTTAATGTATACATCAATCATGAAAAGAAGTTTGCATTTGTGGAGATGAGGACCGTTGAAGAAGCAAGTAATGCAATGACACTCGATGGAATCATTTTTGAG GGTGTGTCTGTGAGAGTTCGAAGACCTACTGACTACAATCCATCATTAGCTGCAGTTCTTGGTCCAAGTCAACCAAATCCAAATCTTAATTTAGCTGCTGCTGGGCTTACACCAGG TGGTATTGGTGGAGTTGAAGGACCTGACCGTGTATTTGTTGGAGGATTGCCGTATTACTTTACTGAAGTACAAATACGGGAGTTGCTAGAATCATTTGG GCCACTGCGTGGGTTTGACCTTGTTAAGGACAGAGACACAGGAAACTCCAAAGGTTATGGCTTCTGTGTTTATGAG GATAATGCAGTTACGGACGTTGCATGTGCTGCATTAAATGGCTTAAAAATGGGTGATAAGACTCTGACAGTCAGGCGTGCTACCATCAG CAGCGGACAGATGAAATCAGAACAAGATACAATAATGGCCCAGGCTCAGCAGCATATAGCTATGCAG AAAATGGCGATGCAGATTGGTGGTTATAATAATCTTCCTGGAGCAGGGGCAGGGCTTACAGCACCTAACGAGGCTGCAACTAGAGTTTTGTGCTTAACTGAG GTTATCACTGTAGAGGACCTAATGGATGAGGGAGAATATGAAGACATACTAGAGGACATGAGAGAAGAAGGACAAAAGTTTG GGGATTTAACGAATGTCGTGATTCCACGTCCAAATCCAAATGGAGACGAAGTTAACGGTCTTGGCAGG GTGTTCTTGGAGTATGGGGACACCCATAGTTGTGCGAAAGCAAAGGATTCTTTGGGTGGCAGGAAGTTTGGGGGAAATGTGGTGACGGCTGTGTATTACCCTGAAGATAAATTCTTGGCCAACGACTTTGGGGCTTAG